A stretch of Anaeromyxobacter dehalogenans 2CP-1 DNA encodes these proteins:
- the mprF gene encoding bifunctional lysylphosphatidylglycerol flippase/synthetase MprF: MTWLRRAALVLLPVALLGAAAWTLHVELRGLHLHQVERELSALPAALLALAAGLTALDYLLLSAYDVLALRYAGRRLPYSRVVFTSFVSYAFGNNVGFALLSSGSVRFRLYSQWGLSALEITRVVAFTAAQLWAGLLPIAGVALLSGLPVPLPGWAARALGAAALAVTAAYVVAAARGTTLSVKGVRFSLPSLPLTLAQIVVSAADWALAALVLHVLLPPASPLGFVQLLGLFVAAQVVGLASQVPGGLGVFESIVLAALTPAVPAPAVVSSLVAFRLVYYVAPFLAAFALLATHELLLRRAWLGRVLRGAHASFAPVVPWLAGGAALLAGAVLLVSGATPAEAERLHLLRRAVPLPVLEASHLVGSLVGTALLLLARALVRRIDAAWAVAIGLLAAGAVASLAKGLDWEEATLLVALLAAIAPFHRQFYRRSSMLEGVPSAGWALGVALLVAGSIVIGVLSYRHVEWSRDLWFTFAFHGDAPRFLRASVAGVSLLVLFGVATLLRPAPPEPPRTGQAELDRVRPLVDRAPESYAHLALTGDKCLLFAEADAAFLMYAVEGRSWIAMGDPVGPDPAATELAWRFRELSDRHDGWACFYQVGPAALPRYLDLGLSLLKLGEEAVVPLDGFSLDGSARRALRQAHARAERDGLSFEVAPAPAVPGLLPDLAAVSDAWLIEKGVREKGFSLGSFDARYLAEGPVALVRLDGKIVGFANVWASAARVELSVDLMRYHPSAPRSTMDYLFTSLMLWGRAEGYRAFNLGMAPFSGFEPRQLAPLWTRMGARLYRHGENFYNFQGLRAYKEKFAPEWRPRWLAAPGGLRLPAILANLAALVSRGLKGVVTK; the protein is encoded by the coding sequence GTGACATGGCTCCGCCGCGCCGCGCTGGTGCTCCTCCCCGTCGCCCTGCTCGGCGCGGCCGCCTGGACGCTCCACGTGGAGCTGCGCGGCCTCCACCTGCACCAGGTGGAGCGCGAGCTGTCGGCGCTGCCGGCGGCCCTGCTCGCGCTCGCCGCCGGGCTCACCGCGCTCGACTACCTGCTGCTCTCCGCCTACGACGTGCTGGCGCTCCGCTACGCCGGGCGCCGCCTCCCGTACTCGCGGGTGGTCTTCACCTCGTTCGTCTCCTACGCGTTCGGGAACAACGTCGGGTTCGCGCTGCTGTCCTCCGGCTCGGTGCGGTTCCGCCTCTACTCGCAGTGGGGCCTCTCCGCGCTCGAGATCACGCGGGTGGTCGCGTTCACCGCCGCGCAGCTCTGGGCCGGCCTCCTGCCCATCGCCGGGGTGGCGCTGCTGTCCGGGCTGCCGGTGCCGCTCCCGGGCTGGGCGGCCCGGGCGCTGGGCGCCGCCGCGCTGGCGGTGACCGCGGCCTACGTGGTCGCCGCCGCCCGCGGCACGACGCTCTCGGTGAAGGGCGTCCGCTTCTCGCTGCCCTCGCTGCCGCTGACGCTCGCGCAGATCGTCGTGTCCGCCGCAGACTGGGCGCTGGCGGCGCTGGTGCTCCACGTGCTGCTCCCGCCCGCCTCGCCCCTCGGCTTCGTGCAGCTGCTCGGGCTGTTCGTGGCCGCGCAGGTGGTGGGCCTGGCCTCGCAGGTGCCGGGCGGCCTGGGCGTGTTCGAGTCGATCGTGCTCGCGGCGCTGACGCCCGCGGTGCCGGCGCCGGCGGTGGTGTCGAGCCTGGTGGCGTTCCGGCTCGTCTACTACGTGGCCCCGTTCCTGGCCGCGTTCGCCCTGCTCGCGACGCACGAGCTGCTGCTGCGGCGCGCCTGGCTGGGGCGGGTCCTGCGCGGCGCGCACGCCTCCTTCGCCCCGGTGGTGCCGTGGCTGGCCGGCGGCGCCGCGCTGCTCGCCGGCGCGGTGCTGCTCGTCTCGGGCGCCACGCCGGCGGAGGCCGAGCGGCTCCACCTGCTGCGCCGCGCCGTGCCGCTGCCGGTGCTGGAGGCGTCGCACCTGGTCGGGAGCCTGGTCGGGACGGCGCTGCTCCTCCTCGCCCGCGCGCTGGTCCGCCGCATCGACGCGGCCTGGGCGGTCGCCATCGGGCTGCTCGCGGCGGGCGCGGTGGCCTCGCTCGCGAAGGGGCTCGACTGGGAGGAGGCGACGCTGCTCGTCGCGCTGCTCGCGGCCATCGCGCCGTTCCACCGCCAGTTCTACCGGCGCAGCTCGATGCTCGAGGGCGTCCCCTCCGCCGGCTGGGCGCTCGGGGTGGCGCTGCTGGTGGCCGGCTCGATCGTGATCGGCGTGCTCTCGTACCGGCACGTGGAGTGGTCGCGGGACCTGTGGTTCACGTTCGCGTTCCACGGGGACGCGCCGCGGTTCCTGCGCGCCTCGGTGGCCGGCGTGTCGCTCCTGGTGCTGTTCGGGGTGGCGACGCTGCTCCGGCCTGCGCCGCCCGAGCCCCCGCGCACGGGCCAGGCGGAGCTGGACCGGGTGCGCCCGCTGGTGGACCGCGCGCCGGAGTCCTACGCGCACCTCGCGCTCACCGGCGACAAGTGCCTGCTGTTCGCGGAGGCCGACGCCGCGTTCCTGATGTACGCGGTCGAGGGCCGGAGCTGGATCGCCATGGGCGATCCGGTCGGCCCGGACCCGGCCGCGACCGAGCTGGCCTGGCGCTTCCGGGAGCTGTCGGACCGGCACGACGGCTGGGCCTGCTTCTACCAGGTCGGGCCGGCCGCGCTGCCGCGCTACCTCGACCTGGGCCTCTCCCTGCTGAAGCTGGGCGAGGAGGCGGTGGTGCCGCTGGACGGGTTCTCGCTCGACGGGAGCGCCCGCCGGGCGCTGCGCCAGGCGCACGCCCGTGCGGAGCGCGACGGCCTCTCCTTCGAGGTCGCGCCCGCCCCGGCCGTGCCCGGGCTCCTCCCGGATCTCGCCGCCGTCTCGGACGCGTGGCTGATCGAGAAGGGCGTGCGCGAGAAGGGCTTCTCCCTCGGGTCGTTCGACGCGCGCTACCTGGCGGAGGGGCCGGTCGCGCTGGTGCGCCTCGACGGCAAGATCGTGGGCTTCGCGAACGTGTGGGCCAGCGCGGCCCGCGTGGAGCTGTCGGTGGACCTCATGCGCTACCACCCCTCCGCGCCGCGCTCGACCATGGACTACCTGTTCACCTCGCTCATGCTCTGGGGAAGGGCCGAGGGCTACCGCGCGTTCAACCTCGGCATGGCCCCGTTCTCCGGGTTCGAGCCGCGCCAGCTCGCGCCCCTGTGGACGCGGATGGGCGCCCGGCTCTACCGGCACGGCGAGAACTTCTACAACTTCCAGGGGCTCCGCGCGTACAAGGAGAAGTTCGCGCCGGAGTGGCGGCCGCGCTGGCTGGCCGCGCCCGGCGGGCTCCGCCTCCCCGCCATCCTCGCGAACCTGGCCGCGCTCGTCTCGCGCGGCCTGAAGGGCGTGGTGACCAAATGA
- a CDS encoding NifB/NifX family molybdenum-iron cluster-binding protein, giving the protein MSATLCIPIEENRGLLSPVSRHFGRAPAFMLVNAATLAYRILPNAPTERPCDACRALANEDIDVFLVGGIGTHALERIRARRRIAVLRTPSGRVADALALHIAGRLPVVQEECCPPEGAPRTSLHVLGAPGAGCDATCSGS; this is encoded by the coding sequence ATGTCCGCCACGCTCTGCATCCCCATCGAAGAGAACCGCGGCCTCCTCAGCCCGGTGTCGCGCCACTTCGGGCGCGCGCCGGCGTTCATGCTCGTGAACGCCGCCACGCTGGCGTACCGGATCCTCCCGAACGCGCCCACCGAGCGACCGTGCGATGCCTGCCGCGCGCTGGCGAACGAGGACATCGACGTGTTCCTGGTCGGCGGGATCGGCACGCACGCGCTGGAGCGGATCCGCGCCCGCCGCCGCATCGCGGTGCTCCGGACGCCCTCGGGCCGGGTGGCGGACGCGCTGGCGCTCCACATCGCCGGCCGGCTCCCGGTGGTGCAGGAGGAGTGTTGCCCGCCCGAAGGAGCTCCGCGGACGTCGCTGCACGTCCTGGGCGCGCCGGGCGCCGGTTGCGACGCGACCTGCTCCGGGAGCTGA
- a CDS encoding alpha/beta fold hydrolase, with protein sequence MTALLPAALAAALLAASPAAPNAPARAPADPVQRGYAPVNGLRIYYELHGPAGAKGPPLVLLHGGGSSIDTSFASLLPALARHRRVIAFDQQGHGRTADLPDRPFTFEQSADDTAALLRHLGVARADLLGFSNGGTIALQVAVRHPALVRRLVVASAMVRRDGLAPQAWEAIRRGRLEDMPVELRQAYLAVAPHPDQLASFHAKSARRMLEFRDWPDAEVRSITVPVLVVAGDRDAVLPEHAVALTRMLPDARLAVLPATDHDGVVQRRVEWLGPMIEAFLDEP encoded by the coding sequence ATGACCGCGCTCCTCCCCGCCGCCCTCGCCGCCGCGCTGCTCGCGGCCAGCCCCGCCGCGCCGAACGCCCCGGCGCGCGCGCCCGCCGACCCGGTGCAGCGCGGCTACGCGCCGGTGAACGGCCTTCGCATCTACTACGAGCTCCACGGCCCCGCCGGCGCGAAGGGGCCGCCGCTCGTGCTGCTCCACGGCGGCGGCTCGAGCATCGACACCTCCTTCGCGAGCCTGCTCCCCGCGCTCGCGCGCCACCGCCGCGTGATCGCGTTCGACCAGCAGGGCCACGGCCGCACCGCCGACCTCCCCGACCGCCCGTTCACGTTCGAGCAGTCGGCCGACGACACCGCGGCCCTGCTCCGGCACCTGGGCGTAGCGCGCGCCGACCTCCTCGGCTTCAGCAACGGCGGGACCATCGCCCTGCAGGTCGCCGTCCGTCACCCCGCGCTGGTGCGGCGGCTGGTGGTGGCGTCGGCGATGGTGCGCCGCGACGGCCTGGCGCCGCAGGCGTGGGAGGCGATCCGGCGCGGGCGCCTGGAGGACATGCCGGTCGAGCTGCGGCAGGCGTACCTCGCGGTCGCGCCGCACCCCGACCAGCTCGCGTCCTTCCACGCGAAGTCGGCGCGCCGCATGCTCGAGTTCCGCGACTGGCCGGACGCCGAGGTGCGGTCGATCACGGTCCCGGTGCTCGTCGTGGCCGGGGACCGCGACGCCGTGCTGCCCGAGCACGCGGTGGCGCTGACCCGCATGCTCCCGGACGCACGGCTGGCGGTGCTCCCCGCCACCGACCACGACGGCGTGGTGCAACGCCGCGTGGAGTGGCTCGGCCCGATGATCGAGGCGTTCCTGGACGAGCCGTAA
- a CDS encoding RNA polymerase sigma factor: MTTPPEPTPSLAGAVQASWHRFLDTYEPLRPELYRYCRSLARSPWDADDLVQDAMARAFVTLGCMDGPPENPRAWLFRVASNLWIDRLRRTREDAGDVPEGATAPEPRASREAAGTLIGRLSPQERAAVVLKEAFDLSLEEIAEALATSVGAVKAALHRGRGKLAGPDEAVTASPSAPVLDAFCAAFNAGDLERLVALLLDTASVEVVRVHAEYGRDAARKGVFQGMMYGSRRLAGVDGQTTGIDPRYRLGALPDRPRCEVRLHRGEPVIVHWYAHADGEAVRALTRLETSGDRLSRVRNYFYTPGVIAEVCGELGLPYRINGYRYW, encoded by the coding sequence ATGACCACGCCTCCAGAGCCGACCCCTTCCCTCGCCGGCGCCGTCCAGGCGTCCTGGCACCGCTTCCTCGACACCTACGAGCCGCTGCGCCCGGAGCTGTACCGGTACTGCCGCAGCCTGGCGCGCAGCCCCTGGGACGCGGACGACCTGGTGCAGGACGCGATGGCGCGGGCGTTCGTGACGCTCGGCTGCATGGACGGCCCGCCGGAGAACCCGCGGGCCTGGCTGTTCCGGGTGGCGTCGAACCTGTGGATCGACCGGCTCCGGCGGACGCGCGAGGACGCCGGGGACGTGCCGGAGGGCGCGACCGCGCCCGAGCCGAGGGCGTCGCGCGAGGCGGCCGGCACGCTCATCGGCCGGCTGTCGCCACAGGAGCGCGCCGCGGTGGTGCTGAAGGAGGCGTTCGACCTCTCGCTCGAGGAGATCGCCGAGGCGCTCGCCACCAGCGTCGGGGCGGTGAAGGCGGCGCTCCACCGCGGCCGCGGGAAGCTGGCCGGGCCGGACGAGGCGGTCACGGCGTCCCCGAGCGCGCCGGTGCTCGACGCGTTCTGCGCGGCGTTCAACGCCGGGGACCTCGAGCGGCTGGTGGCGCTCCTGCTCGACACCGCCAGCGTGGAGGTGGTGCGCGTGCACGCCGAGTACGGCCGCGACGCCGCGCGCAAGGGCGTGTTCCAGGGCATGATGTACGGCAGCCGGCGGCTGGCCGGCGTGGACGGCCAGACCACCGGCATCGACCCGCGCTACCGCCTCGGCGCCCTCCCCGACCGCCCCCGCTGCGAGGTGCGGCTGCACCGGGGCGAGCCGGTCATCGTGCACTGGTACGCGCACGCCGACGGCGAGGCGGTCCGCGCGCTCACCCGGCTCGAGACCTCGGGCGACCGGCTCTCGCGTGTGCGCAACTACTTCTACACGCCGGGCGTCATCGCCGAGGTGTGCGGCGAGCTCGGCCTCCCCTACCGCATCAACGGCTACCGCTACTGGTGA
- a CDS encoding tripartite tricarboxylate transporter substrate binding protein BugD translates to MHRAAARLAVPLLAAAALAATPARAAYPERPITMIVPFAAGGPTDVVARIVAEHMSRTLGQQVVIENVAGAGGTTGILRASQAAPDGYTIMMGHMGTHGAAPAVYPDLKYDPRTDFAPIGLAAGTPIVVVARKDFPAKDFKEFVAKVKADSEKLNEAHAGVGSVSFTTCSLFNSLLGAKPTRVVYRGTGPALNDLVAGQVDYMCDQIVNLVPQIQAGTIKAYAVALPERSPALPDVPTTKEGGLPEFQVTAWNAVFAPKGTPPAVVKRLSQALLASLDDAATRKRLLDLGGDLSNTAARTPEGLQKLVESEVARWNKVLKATGAAK, encoded by the coding sequence ATGCACCGAGCCGCCGCCCGGCTCGCCGTCCCGCTCCTCGCGGCCGCCGCGCTCGCGGCGACCCCGGCCCGCGCCGCCTACCCGGAGCGCCCCATCACCATGATCGTCCCGTTCGCCGCGGGCGGCCCCACCGACGTGGTGGCGCGGATCGTGGCCGAGCACATGTCGCGCACGCTCGGCCAGCAGGTGGTGATCGAGAACGTGGCCGGCGCCGGCGGCACCACCGGCATCCTGCGCGCCTCCCAGGCAGCGCCGGACGGCTACACCATCATGATGGGCCACATGGGCACGCACGGCGCCGCGCCGGCCGTGTACCCGGACCTGAAGTACGATCCGCGCACGGACTTCGCGCCCATCGGGCTCGCCGCCGGCACGCCCATCGTGGTGGTCGCGCGCAAGGACTTCCCGGCCAAGGACTTCAAGGAGTTCGTCGCGAAGGTGAAGGCGGACTCGGAGAAGCTGAACGAGGCGCACGCCGGCGTCGGCTCGGTCTCGTTCACCACCTGCTCGCTGTTCAACTCGCTGCTCGGCGCGAAGCCGACGCGCGTGGTGTACCGCGGCACCGGGCCCGCGCTGAACGACCTGGTGGCCGGCCAGGTGGACTACATGTGCGACCAGATCGTGAACCTGGTGCCGCAGATCCAGGCCGGCACCATCAAGGCGTACGCGGTGGCGCTGCCCGAGCGCTCGCCGGCGCTGCCCGACGTGCCCACCACCAAGGAAGGCGGGCTGCCGGAGTTCCAGGTGACGGCCTGGAACGCGGTGTTCGCGCCCAAGGGGACGCCGCCGGCGGTGGTGAAGCGGCTCTCCCAGGCGCTGCTCGCGTCGCTCGACGACGCGGCCACGCGCAAGCGGCTGCTCGACCTCGGCGGCGACCTCTCCAACACCGCCGCGCGCACGCCGGAGGGGCTGCAGAAGCTGGTCGAGAGCGAGGTGGCGCGCTGGAACAAGGTGCTGAAGGCCACCGGCGCCGCGAAGTGA
- a CDS encoding tripartite tricarboxylate transporter permease: protein MGDLLSHLALGFSVAFTLQNLGLALVGCLIGTLVGVLPGVGPIATITMLLPITYGVEPTGAIILLAGIYYGAQYGGSTTAILVNIPGEVTAVVTTLDGHEMAKQGRAGAALGIAAIGSFFAGCVATLVVAALAAPLTRVALLFGPAEYFSLMLAGLAFAVVLARGSVPRALVMILLGLLLSTVGTDLETGAERMTFGWSPLADGIDFAVLAMGVFGFAEVLRNLDLTEQRDVVRRPIGRLLPSGEDLRRSALPIVRGSLLGAILGILPGNGAVLGPFASYAVEKRLARDPRRFGRGAIEGVAGPESANNAGAQTSFIPLLSLGIPPNAVMALMVGAMTIHGIVPGPLVMTRSPQLFWGVIASMWIGNLMLLVINLPLVGVWVRFLKVPYRLMFPAILVFSCIGIYSVNNSAADVLLTAAFALAGYAFVRLDLETAPLLLGFVLGRLMEENLRRALAISRGSAAAFVQRPISAAFLALALVVLVLAVLPAVRTRRKEVFVE, encoded by the coding sequence ATGGGCGACCTGCTCTCGCACCTCGCGCTCGGCTTCTCGGTCGCGTTCACGCTCCAGAACCTCGGGCTGGCGCTGGTGGGCTGCCTCATCGGCACGCTGGTGGGCGTGCTCCCCGGCGTCGGCCCCATCGCCACCATCACCATGCTCCTGCCCATCACCTACGGCGTGGAGCCCACCGGCGCGATCATCCTGCTCGCCGGCATCTACTACGGCGCGCAGTACGGCGGCTCGACCACCGCCATCCTGGTGAACATCCCGGGCGAGGTCACCGCGGTGGTCACCACGCTCGACGGGCACGAGATGGCGAAGCAGGGGCGCGCCGGGGCCGCGCTCGGCATCGCCGCCATCGGCTCGTTCTTCGCCGGGTGCGTCGCCACGCTGGTGGTGGCCGCGCTCGCCGCGCCGCTCACGCGCGTGGCGCTCCTGTTCGGGCCGGCCGAGTACTTCTCGCTCATGCTGGCGGGCCTGGCGTTCGCCGTGGTGCTCGCGCGCGGCTCGGTGCCGCGCGCGCTGGTGATGATCCTGCTCGGCCTGCTGCTCTCCACGGTGGGCACCGATCTCGAGACCGGCGCCGAGCGCATGACGTTCGGCTGGTCGCCGCTCGCCGACGGCATCGACTTCGCGGTGCTGGCCATGGGCGTGTTCGGGTTCGCCGAGGTGCTGCGCAACCTCGACCTCACCGAGCAGCGCGACGTGGTGCGGCGGCCCATCGGCCGGCTGCTGCCGAGCGGCGAGGACCTCCGGCGCTCGGCGCTGCCGATCGTCCGCGGCAGCCTCCTCGGCGCGATCCTCGGGATCCTTCCCGGCAACGGCGCGGTGCTCGGGCCGTTCGCGTCCTACGCGGTGGAGAAGCGGCTCGCCCGCGACCCGCGCCGCTTCGGCCGCGGCGCCATCGAGGGCGTCGCCGGCCCGGAGTCGGCCAACAACGCCGGGGCGCAGACGTCCTTCATCCCGCTGCTCTCGCTGGGCATCCCGCCCAACGCGGTGATGGCGCTCATGGTCGGCGCCATGACCATCCACGGCATCGTGCCCGGCCCGCTGGTGATGACGCGCAGCCCGCAGCTTTTCTGGGGCGTCATCGCCAGCATGTGGATCGGGAACCTGATGCTGCTCGTCATCAACCTGCCGCTGGTGGGCGTGTGGGTCCGGTTCCTGAAGGTGCCCTACCGGCTCATGTTCCCCGCGATCCTGGTCTTCTCCTGCATCGGGATCTACTCGGTGAACAACTCCGCCGCCGACGTGCTCCTCACCGCCGCGTTCGCGCTCGCCGGCTACGCGTTCGTGCGGCTCGACCTCGAGACCGCGCCGCTGCTGCTCGGCTTCGTGCTCGGCCGCCTCATGGAGGAGAACCTGCGGCGCGCGCTCGCCATCTCGCGCGGCAGCGCCGCCGCGTTCGTGCAGCGTCCCATCAGCGCGGCCTTCCTCGCGCTCGCCCTCGTCGTGCTGGTCCTCGCAGTGCTGCCCGCGGTGCGCACGCGCCGCAAGGAGGTGTTCGTCGAATGA
- a CDS encoding tripartite tricarboxylate transporter TctB family protein has translation MRAPRDLAAGVLVAGIAAVALLATGDLDPGRLRAMGPGMLPRAVAAILGLAGLALIAAAFLKDGEPIGRWSLRGPVFISLAVIAFALTIRTVGLALAGPLVMLLGGAASPEVRWKELAIFAVVTTVACAGLFRFALGLPIPVLILPGFRL, from the coding sequence GTGCGCGCGCCGCGCGATCTCGCGGCCGGCGTGCTCGTCGCCGGCATCGCGGCGGTGGCCCTGCTCGCGACCGGCGACCTGGACCCGGGCCGGCTGCGCGCCATGGGCCCCGGCATGCTCCCCCGCGCCGTCGCGGCCATCCTGGGCCTCGCCGGCCTGGCGCTGATCGCCGCCGCGTTCCTGAAGGACGGGGAGCCGATCGGCCGCTGGTCGCTGCGCGGCCCGGTGTTCATCTCGCTCGCGGTGATCGCGTTCGCGCTCACCATCCGCACGGTCGGGCTCGCGCTGGCGGGGCCGCTGGTGATGCTGCTCGGCGGCGCGGCCTCGCCGGAGGTGCGCTGGAAGGAGCTGGCCATCTTCGCGGTGGTGACCACCGTCGCCTGCGCCGGGCTGTTCCGCTTCGCGCTCGGGCTGCCCATCCCGGTGCTCATCCTCCCAGGGTTCCGCCTCTAG
- a CDS encoding DUF2277 domain-containing protein: MCRNIRVLHNFDPPTTDGEIRDAALQYVRKVSGVREPAAADAEAFGRAVDEVAASTRRLLGALRARTAVRTREGEREKARARAARRFHAP, translated from the coding sequence ATGTGCCGCAACATCCGCGTCCTCCACAACTTCGACCCGCCCACCACCGACGGCGAGATCCGCGACGCCGCGCTGCAGTACGTGCGCAAGGTGAGCGGGGTGCGGGAGCCCGCGGCCGCGGACGCGGAGGCGTTCGGCCGGGCGGTGGACGAGGTGGCCGCGTCCACGCGCCGGCTGCTCGGCGCCCTGCGCGCGCGCACCGCCGTCCGCACGCGCGAGGGCGAGCGCGAGAAGGCGCGCGCCCGCGCCGCGCGCCGCTTCCACGCTCCGTGA
- a CDS encoding CoA-acylating methylmalonate-semialdehyde dehydrogenase has product MTAPLLDLWIAGRRTAPRSARTGEVFDPATGEVVRRVPLAGADDVAAAVAAAKAAFPAWRDTPPLRRARVLARFRELLEANRDALAALVSEEHGKTLADAGGSVQRGIEVVEFVCGAPHLLKGERAEDAGRGIDVHSTLQPLGVCAGITPFNFPAMVPLWMFPVAIACGNAFVLKPSEKVPSTSLRMAELFHEAGLPEGVLNVVPGDAEAVDALLAHPDVAAVSFVGSTPVARHVYETAARHGKRVQALGGAKNHAVVLPDADLGFAADALAGAAYGSAGERCMAISAVVAVGEAADPLVEALAERARRLPVGPGTAPGVEMGPVITAAHRDRIRGFIDAGVREGARLVVDGRAREVPGGGRGFFVGPTLFDRVTPEMSIHREEIFGPVLVVLRAASLDEALALVNRNPYGNGTAIFTRSGAAAQRYARDVEVGMVGVNVPIPVPMAFFSFGGWKASLFGDLHVHGPEGIAFYTRSKVVTSRWPAGAGEARGHFAMPTHA; this is encoded by the coding sequence GTGACCGCTCCCCTGCTCGACCTCTGGATCGCCGGCCGGCGCACCGCCCCCCGCAGCGCCCGCACCGGCGAGGTGTTCGACCCTGCCACGGGCGAGGTGGTCCGGCGCGTGCCGCTCGCCGGCGCCGACGACGTCGCCGCCGCGGTCGCGGCGGCGAAGGCCGCGTTCCCGGCGTGGCGCGACACGCCCCCGCTCCGGCGCGCCCGCGTGCTGGCGCGCTTCCGCGAGCTGCTGGAGGCGAACCGCGACGCGCTCGCGGCGCTGGTGTCGGAGGAGCACGGCAAGACGCTGGCGGACGCGGGCGGCTCGGTGCAGCGCGGCATCGAGGTGGTGGAGTTCGTGTGCGGGGCGCCCCACCTGCTGAAGGGCGAGCGCGCCGAGGACGCGGGGCGCGGCATCGACGTGCACTCCACGCTGCAGCCGCTCGGCGTCTGCGCCGGCATCACCCCGTTCAACTTCCCGGCGATGGTCCCGCTGTGGATGTTCCCGGTGGCGATCGCGTGCGGGAACGCGTTCGTGCTGAAGCCCTCGGAGAAGGTCCCCTCCACCAGCCTGCGGATGGCGGAGCTGTTCCACGAGGCGGGGCTGCCGGAGGGCGTGCTGAACGTGGTGCCCGGGGACGCCGAGGCGGTGGACGCGCTCCTTGCCCACCCGGACGTGGCGGCGGTCTCGTTCGTGGGCTCGACGCCGGTGGCGCGCCACGTCTACGAGACCGCGGCGAGGCACGGCAAGCGGGTGCAGGCGCTCGGCGGCGCGAAGAACCACGCGGTGGTGCTGCCCGACGCCGACCTCGGCTTCGCCGCCGACGCGCTCGCGGGCGCGGCGTACGGCTCCGCGGGCGAGCGGTGCATGGCCATCTCGGCGGTGGTCGCCGTGGGGGAGGCGGCCGATCCGCTGGTGGAGGCGCTGGCGGAGCGCGCGCGGCGGTTGCCGGTCGGGCCCGGGACGGCGCCGGGCGTCGAGATGGGGCCGGTGATCACCGCGGCGCACCGCGACCGGATCCGCGGGTTCATCGACGCCGGCGTGCGGGAGGGCGCGCGGCTGGTGGTGGACGGGCGCGCGCGGGAGGTGCCGGGCGGCGGGCGCGGCTTCTTCGTGGGCCCGACGCTGTTCGACCGCGTCACCCCGGAGATGTCGATCCACCGCGAGGAGATCTTCGGGCCGGTGCTGGTGGTGCTGCGCGCCGCGAGCCTCGACGAGGCGCTCGCGCTGGTGAACCGCAACCCGTACGGCAACGGCACGGCCATCTTCACCCGCTCCGGCGCCGCCGCGCAGCGCTACGCGCGCGACGTGGAGGTCGGGATGGTGGGGGTGAACGTGCCCATCCCCGTGCCCATGGCGTTCTTCTCCTTCGGCGGCTGGAAGGCGTCCCTGTTCGGCGACCTCCACGTGCACGGGCCGGAGGGGATCGCGTTCTACACGCGGAGCAAGGTCGTCACGAGCCGCTGGCCCGCCGGCGCCGGCGAGGCGCGCGGGCACTTCGCCATGCCGACGCACGCGTAG
- a CDS encoding DoxX family protein encodes MPGGGTAPLASLAGIAGAIEAFGGALLLVGLFSRPVAFLLSGEMAVAYFYGHAPQGFWPVLNQGTPAALFAFVFLYLAAAGPGRFSLDGLRGKDAP; translated from the coding sequence ATGCCCGGCGGCGGCACCGCGCCGCTCGCGTCGCTCGCCGGGATCGCCGGCGCCATCGAGGCGTTCGGGGGCGCGCTCCTGCTGGTGGGGCTGTTCAGCCGGCCGGTCGCGTTCCTGCTCTCCGGCGAGATGGCGGTCGCCTACTTCTACGGGCACGCGCCGCAGGGCTTCTGGCCGGTGCTGAACCAGGGCACGCCCGCGGCGCTGTTCGCGTTCGTGTTCCTCTACCTCGCCGCCGCCGGGCCGGGCCGCTTCAGCCTGGACGGGCTGCGCGGGAAGGACGCGCCCTGA
- a CDS encoding MBL fold metallo-hydrolase — protein MSRTVRITLVGGPTVLLEVGGLRLVTDPTFDAPGSYPSSGGAVTLTKRTGPALAADAVGAVDAVLLSHDQHADNLDPAGRAFLRGARRVLTTREAAGRLPGTEGLAPWERRLLAAGPGALLVTATPARHGPPGIEPLSGEVTGFVVSEPEGRDLVYVTGDTVFYEGVAEVARRFRPAVVLMFTGAARTRGPFHLTMSVNDALETARAFPGAALVAVHNEGWAHFTESASDLERSFAALGQQARLVPLARGQTAEIAVPAPGA, from the coding sequence ATGTCCCGGACGGTTCGCATCACGCTGGTGGGCGGTCCCACCGTGCTCCTCGAGGTGGGCGGCCTGCGCCTCGTCACGGATCCCACGTTCGACGCGCCCGGCAGCTATCCGTCGTCGGGCGGCGCCGTCACGCTCACCAAGCGCACCGGCCCCGCGCTCGCCGCCGACGCCGTGGGCGCGGTGGACGCGGTGCTGCTCAGCCACGACCAGCACGCCGACAACCTCGACCCGGCCGGGCGGGCCTTCCTGCGCGGCGCCCGGCGGGTCCTCACCACCCGCGAGGCCGCGGGCCGGCTGCCGGGCACCGAGGGGCTGGCGCCGTGGGAGCGGCGCCTCCTCGCCGCCGGCCCCGGCGCGCTGCTCGTGACCGCCACGCCGGCGCGCCACGGGCCGCCCGGCATCGAGCCGCTCTCGGGCGAGGTGACCGGCTTCGTGGTGAGCGAGCCGGAGGGGCGCGACCTCGTCTACGTGACCGGCGACACGGTGTTCTACGAGGGCGTGGCGGAGGTGGCGCGCCGCTTCCGGCCGGCGGTGGTGCTCATGTTCACCGGCGCGGCCCGCACCCGCGGCCCCTTCCACCTCACCATGAGCGTCAACGACGCGCTCGAGACCGCGCGCGCGTTCCCCGGCGCGGCGCTGGTGGCGGTGCACAACGAGGGCTGGGCGCACTTCACCGAGTCCGCCTCCGACCTGGAGCGCTCGTTCGCGGCGCTGGGGCAGCAGGCGCGTCTCGTGCCGCTGGCGCGCGGGCAGACGGCCGAGATCGCGGTGCCGGCGCCCGGGGCCTGA